The sequence TTCTTATCAAATTGGTTTCGTTAGCTCCAATAACAATGGACAACTAACTTTAACTGCTGGTGCTTTTAACACAACAGAAGCATCTCCTTTTGTTGATGAACAAAACAGAAATTTTGCTAACATGATTACAGTGCAAGCAAACCAAGTTATCTCTGTTGTAGGTACTATTAGCACTCAAGGCTGGAGTTCTTTACAATGGCGTCAAATTACTGTTAATGAGGTAATGTCTCCCCCTGTCACCACTCCTGAACCAACCATGATGTTAGGATTGTTGGGCGTGGGCGCATTAGGTTTTGTTACTCGTAAGAAGAAGTAATTGAGTAGGTTGGGTTAAACGAAGTGCAACCCAACCTACCATATAAAAGTTAAAATTTTGAGGATAC is a genomic window of Cyanobacterium sp. T60_A2020_053 containing:
- a CDS encoding PEP-CTERM sorting domain-containing protein; this translates as MTKIAQITAKIGGGVALALVSFVNLAPADAATFTFNAGDDNLPTITKTVDGITLTASNPSTGVFTTDSDGLCVLGNTGFCQNITSFNLTFSKSVQLNSYQIGFVSSNNNGQLTLTAGAFNTTEASPFVDEQNRNFANMITVQANQVISVVGTISTQGWSSLQWRQITVNEVMSPPVTTPEPTMMLGLLGVGALGFVTRKKK